The proteins below are encoded in one region of Desulfovibrio sp. JC022:
- the rplK gene encoding 50S ribosomal protein L11, which yields MAKKEIGKIKLQIPAGSANPSPPVGPALGQHGVNIMEFCKAFNAKTQDQKGMIIPVIITVYQDRSFSFITKTPPASTLLLKAAKLAKGSGEPNKNKVGKVTKAQVKEIAELKAPDLTAADTEAAMKSIMGTARSMGIEVTD from the coding sequence ATGGCCAAGAAAGAAATAGGCAAAATCAAGCTTCAGATACCTGCTGGCTCAGCAAACCCGTCCCCTCCGGTCGGTCCTGCTCTCGGTCAGCATGGTGTAAATATAATGGAATTCTGCAAGGCGTTCAACGCCAAAACGCAGGATCAGAAGGGCATGATCATTCCGGTGATCATCACTGTTTACCAAGACAGGTCCTTTTCCTTCATTACCAAGACTCCTCCGGCATCTACCCTCCTGCTCAAAGCTGCAAAGCTTGCAAAGGGTTCCGGTGAGCCTAACAAGAATAAGGTCGGTAAAGTAACCAAGGCTCAGGTTAAAGAAATTGCTGAGCTCAAGGCTCCCGACCTGACCGCTGCCGATACTGAAGCTGCCATGAAATCCATCATGGGAACAGCCCGCAGTATGGGCATTGAAGTCACAGACTAG
- the rplA gene encoding 50S ribosomal protein L1, which yields MPKHGKKYRKATEGTEQFGLTVEQAVASAVDKAYAKFDETVDVAINLGVDPKYSDQMIRGAVSLPNGLGKEVRVACFVNGEKEAEAKEAGADFVGGDDLVAKVKEGWLDFDKAIATPDMMAKVGQIGRVLGPRGLMPNAKTGTVTFDVAKAVNELKAGRVEFKVDKAGVLHAPIGKVSFGAEKLLENLKTLLETVGKMKPSSAKGTYMKAVAVATTMGPGFKIDPLSARKYSES from the coding sequence ATGCCTAAGCACGGAAAAAAATATAGAAAAGCAACAGAAGGTACCGAACAATTCGGCCTGACCGTCGAACAGGCGGTAGCTTCTGCTGTAGATAAGGCATATGCCAAGTTCGACGAGACTGTTGATGTTGCTATCAACCTCGGCGTAGACCCCAAGTATTCAGACCAGATGATCCGCGGTGCAGTATCCCTGCCCAACGGTCTCGGTAAAGAAGTACGCGTAGCATGCTTCGTGAACGGGGAAAAAGAAGCGGAAGCCAAGGAAGCCGGCGCTGACTTTGTCGGTGGCGATGACCTGGTTGCTAAAGTTAAGGAAGGATGGCTTGATTTCGATAAAGCTATCGCTACTCCTGACATGATGGCTAAAGTCGGTCAGATCGGCCGTGTGCTCGGACCCCGCGGTCTGATGCCTAACGCTAAGACCGGCACCGTTACTTTTGACGTGGCTAAAGCCGTTAATGAACTTAAAGCTGGACGCGTAGAATTCAAGGTCGACAAAGCCGGTGTTCTTCACGCGCCCATCGGAAAAGTTTCTTTCGGAGCTGAAAAGCTTCTTGAGAACCTCAAAACCTTGCTGGAAACAGTGGGCAAAATGAAACCTTCCTCTGCGAAAGGTACCTACATGAAGGCTGTTGCCGTAGCTACCACCATGGGTCCCGGTTTCAAAATTGATCCCCTTTCCGCAAGAAAGTATTCAGAGTCCTAA
- the rplJ gene encoding 50S ribosomal protein L10, translating into MNRQEKAQIIEQLKDRAERASIAIVTDFKGLGVEEFTQLRANLRNVGVDCQVVKNTLARLAFTGTDHEVLADKFKENCAVVTGYDDPVAAAKAVADFAKESKTFEMRFASLEGKFLDEDGVQALSKLPSKEELLGKTLGTMNAVPTNFVSLLANVPRGLLNVLSAVKDQKDAA; encoded by the coding sequence GTGAACAGGCAAGAAAAAGCCCAGATTATTGAGCAGCTCAAAGATAGAGCTGAAAGGGCGAGTATTGCCATCGTTACCGACTTCAAAGGCCTTGGTGTGGAAGAGTTTACTCAGCTCCGCGCTAACCTGCGTAATGTCGGTGTCGATTGCCAAGTAGTCAAGAACACTCTGGCCCGGTTGGCTTTCACTGGTACTGATCATGAAGTACTGGCTGACAAATTCAAGGAAAACTGTGCAGTTGTAACCGGATATGATGATCCTGTTGCAGCAGCAAAAGCAGTTGCTGATTTCGCAAAAGAAAGCAAAACTTTCGAAATGCGTTTCGCATCCCTTGAGGGCAAATTTCTTGACGAAGATGGCGTGCAGGCGCTTTCCAAGCTCCCGAGCAAGGAAGAGCTCCTCGGCAAAACTCTGGGTACAATGAATGCTGTACCTACCAACTTTGTGAGCTTGCTCGCAAATGTACCCCGCGGCCTCCTGAATGTTCTTTCCGCTGTGAAAGATCAGAAAGACGCTGCATAA
- the rplL gene encoding 50S ribosomal protein L7/L12 yields the protein MADITKDQVVDFISNMTVLELSEFITELEEKFGVSAAAPVAAVAAMPGAAGGEAAAEEKTEFDVILKGAGGNKIAVIKAVRALTGLGLKEAKAKVDEAPAAIKEGVEKAEAEEALKQLEEAGAEAEMK from the coding sequence ATGGCAGATATCACCAAAGATCAGGTAGTTGATTTTATTTCCAATATGACCGTTCTCGAACTCTCCGAGTTCATCACTGAACTGGAAGAGAAGTTCGGCGTATCCGCAGCAGCTCCCGTTGCAGCAGTAGCAGCAATGCCCGGCGCAGCAGGCGGCGAAGCAGCAGCTGAAGAAAAAACCGAATTCGACGTTATCCTGAAAGGCGCTGGCGGCAACAAAATTGCTGTTATTAAAGCAGTTCGCGCTCTGACCGGTCTCGGCCTCAAAGAAGCCAAGGCTAAAGTTGATGAAGCTCCCGCAGCTATCAAAGAAGGCGTAGAAAAAGCAGAAGCTGAAGAAGCTCTTAAGCAGCTTGAAGAAGCCGGTGCTGAAGCCGAAATGAAGTAA
- the rpoB gene encoding DNA-directed RNA polymerase subunit beta, whose translation MGQLRKIFGKIKVTLPIPHLLELQVDSFKKFLQEGVAPASRADIGLEGVFRSVFPIEDFNKTASLEYVSYDIGEPKYDMDECISKGLTYEAPIRIKVRLVVFDVDEETESRTIRDIKEQDIYFGTVPLMSEQGTFIINGTERVIVNQLQRSPGIIFEHDSGKTHTSRRVLYSCRIIPMRGSWLDFDFDHKDILYVRIDRRRKMPATVLLKAMGLSKQDILDYYYDVEEYQIDRHIVRRKVVESQYRKENAWVDLCLEDGKVIVKRDKQVTKFGWKKLIRGGVEYIEVDPKCLVGQFAFNDITDPDTGEVIAEAADEITEEIFERIQEVGLKEVKVLHTQGADVSSALRDSMMLDKSTDVESAQIEIYRRLRPSSPPTAEIAANFFENLFRSSDYYDLSSVGRYKLNARLNIETPLELRTLTNEDILTAVKVLCKLKDSHGPADDIDNLGNRRVRPVGELVENQYRIGLVRMERAIKERMSLQEVATLMPHDLINPKPVAAVLKEFFGTSQLSQFMDQTNPLSEVTHKRRLSALGPGGLTRERAGFEVRDVHVSHYGRICPIETPEGPNIGLIVSLTTYSKVNDFGFIESPYRTIKDSTMTDEILYYDATREVGHVVAQANAPIDEKGSFSNPLVTCRLNGDVSMHPREDATLMDISPSQTVSVSAALIPFLEHDDANRALMGSNMQRQAVPLLKTSQPLVGTGMEANVAQDSGSCVLAENDGIIDYVDAERLVVRYDDGVYPNTGGIKHYELQKWHKSNQNSCYGQRPRLPIGTRVKKGDVLVDGPGIKDGELALGKNLLVAFMPWCGYNFEDSILISERVVKEDVFTSVHIEEFELVARDTKLGPEEVTRDIPNVSEDMLRNLDECGIIRLGARIAPDDILVGKITPKGETQLTPEEKLLRAIFGDKARDVKNTSLKVPPGIEGTIVDVKVFNRRSGDKDDRTRNIEDFELAKHDMKESKHIESLTNKTRVKVAEVVTNKQIAQTLMGRRKGEVLAEAGHIITDEILAEVPLKKLGGLFADKETNEAVKQLLAEYDKQIRIIKGIYDVKREKVTEGDDLPPGVIKMVKVYIAVKRKLSVGDKMAGRHGNKGVVSNILPEQDLPFFDNGTPVDIVLNPLGVPSRMNIGQIMETHLGWAALALGQKFAAMLDTGEALGVIRQEIKDTFDSEDVFELIDSLDDEEFRVAVNKAREGMVTKTPVFDGATEEEIWDLVGKTGIGEDGKVTLYDGRTGDPFHNRVTVGVMYILKLHHLVDEKIHARSTGPYSLVTQQPLGGKAQFGGQRLGEMEVWALEAYGAAYLLQEFLTVKSDDVTGRVKMYEKIVKGDNFLEAGLPESFNVLVKELMSLGLDVNLLQDQVEETADKK comes from the coding sequence ATGGGTCAGCTCAGAAAAATATTTGGAAAGATCAAAGTCACTCTGCCGATTCCCCACTTGCTTGAACTGCAGGTGGATTCCTTCAAAAAATTCCTTCAGGAAGGCGTAGCCCCCGCCAGCAGGGCGGATATAGGCCTCGAAGGAGTTTTTCGTTCGGTTTTTCCGATTGAAGATTTCAACAAAACCGCAAGTCTCGAATATGTCAGCTATGACATTGGCGAGCCTAAATATGATATGGATGAGTGTATCTCCAAGGGGCTTACTTATGAAGCTCCTATCCGTATCAAGGTACGCCTCGTGGTCTTCGATGTTGACGAAGAGACCGAAAGCAGAACTATCCGCGACATTAAAGAGCAGGATATTTATTTCGGAACCGTTCCGCTCATGAGTGAGCAGGGTACTTTTATTATAAATGGTACTGAACGTGTTATCGTTAACCAGCTCCAGCGTTCTCCCGGTATTATCTTCGAACACGATTCCGGTAAAACACACACCAGCCGCAGGGTCCTTTACAGTTGCCGCATTATTCCCATGCGCGGTTCTTGGCTGGATTTTGACTTCGACCACAAAGACATTCTCTATGTGCGAATCGACCGTCGCCGCAAAATGCCCGCGACTGTACTGCTTAAGGCTATGGGCCTCTCCAAGCAGGACATTCTCGACTACTATTATGACGTGGAAGAGTACCAGATCGACCGTCATATTGTACGTCGTAAGGTTGTTGAAAGTCAGTACCGCAAGGAAAATGCTTGGGTTGACCTTTGCCTCGAAGACGGCAAGGTCATTGTAAAGCGTGATAAACAAGTCACCAAGTTCGGCTGGAAAAAGCTGATCCGTGGCGGTGTTGAATATATTGAAGTAGATCCCAAGTGCCTCGTGGGCCAGTTTGCCTTCAACGATATTACTGATCCGGACACCGGTGAAGTTATTGCTGAAGCAGCTGACGAGATAACTGAAGAGATCTTTGAACGCATTCAGGAAGTTGGCCTTAAAGAGGTTAAAGTTCTGCATACTCAGGGTGCTGATGTTTCATCTGCTCTGCGTGACTCCATGATGTTGGATAAGTCCACTGATGTTGAGTCCGCGCAGATTGAAATTTATCGCAGATTGCGTCCCAGTTCCCCGCCCACTGCTGAAATTGCTGCGAACTTTTTTGAAAACCTGTTCCGCAGCTCCGATTACTACGATCTCTCCAGCGTTGGTCGCTACAAGCTGAATGCACGTCTCAACATTGAGACTCCCCTTGAACTGCGCACCCTGACCAATGAGGATATCCTCACTGCGGTCAAGGTTCTGTGCAAGCTCAAGGACAGCCATGGTCCTGCTGATGATATCGATAACCTCGGTAACAGACGTGTCCGTCCGGTTGGCGAGCTGGTTGAAAACCAGTACCGCATCGGTCTTGTACGTATGGAAAGAGCCATCAAGGAGCGCATGAGCCTCCAGGAAGTGGCCACTCTCATGCCTCATGACCTGATCAACCCCAAGCCGGTGGCAGCTGTACTTAAGGAGTTCTTCGGTACTTCTCAGCTTTCACAGTTTATGGACCAGACCAACCCGCTTTCCGAAGTGACCCACAAGCGCAGACTTTCCGCGCTTGGACCCGGTGGTCTGACTCGTGAGCGTGCAGGTTTTGAAGTTCGAGACGTTCACGTTTCCCACTACGGACGAATCTGCCCCATTGAGACTCCTGAAGGTCCGAACATCGGTCTGATTGTTTCTCTGACAACTTACTCCAAGGTCAACGATTTCGGTTTCATTGAAAGTCCTTACCGGACAATTAAAGATTCCACCATGACCGACGAGATTTTATATTACGATGCTACTCGCGAAGTAGGGCATGTAGTCGCACAGGCTAACGCTCCTATTGATGAAAAAGGATCATTCAGTAATCCTCTGGTAACCTGTCGTCTTAACGGTGATGTTTCTATGCACCCCCGTGAAGATGCAACTCTCATGGATATCAGCCCCAGTCAGACAGTATCTGTCTCTGCTGCGCTGATTCCTTTCCTTGAGCACGATGATGCGAACCGCGCACTTATGGGTTCAAACATGCAGCGTCAGGCTGTTCCCCTGCTGAAAACCTCCCAGCCTCTGGTTGGTACCGGTATGGAAGCAAACGTTGCTCAGGATTCAGGTAGTTGTGTTCTTGCCGAGAACGACGGTATTATCGACTATGTTGATGCTGAACGTCTTGTTGTTCGTTATGATGATGGTGTTTACCCCAATACCGGCGGTATCAAGCATTACGAACTCCAGAAGTGGCATAAATCCAACCAGAACTCCTGTTACGGCCAGCGTCCTCGTCTGCCTATCGGAACCCGTGTCAAGAAAGGTGATGTCCTTGTTGACGGTCCCGGTATCAAGGACGGCGAGCTTGCTCTCGGTAAGAACCTGCTCGTAGCATTTATGCCCTGGTGCGGATACAACTTTGAGGATTCCATCCTCATCTCCGAGCGCGTGGTCAAGGAAGACGTGTTTACCTCGGTTCATATCGAGGAATTCGAACTGGTCGCCCGTGACACAAAGCTTGGGCCCGAAGAAGTTACCCGCGATATTCCCAACGTGAGTGAAGATATGCTCCGCAACCTTGATGAGTGCGGTATTATCCGCCTCGGTGCGCGTATCGCTCCCGACGACATTCTCGTCGGTAAGATCACTCCCAAAGGTGAAACCCAGCTTACTCCCGAAGAAAAACTGCTCCGCGCAATCTTCGGTGATAAGGCCCGCGATGTGAAAAACACATCCCTCAAGGTTCCGCCGGGAATTGAAGGTACTATTGTCGACGTTAAAGTTTTTAACCGCCGTTCCGGTGACAAAGACGATCGTACCAGAAACATCGAGGATTTCGAGCTTGCCAAACACGATATGAAAGAAAGCAAGCATATCGAATCCCTGACCAATAAGACCCGCGTTAAAGTCGCGGAAGTGGTCACCAATAAGCAGATCGCCCAGACCCTCATGGGTCGCAGAAAAGGAGAGGTTCTTGCCGAAGCTGGACACATCATCACCGATGAAATCCTCGCTGAAGTACCTCTTAAAAAACTGGGCGGACTCTTTGCAGATAAAGAAACCAACGAAGCAGTTAAACAGCTGCTCGCTGAATACGATAAGCAGATTCGCATCATCAAAGGAATTTATGATGTGAAACGCGAAAAAGTTACCGAAGGTGACGATCTGCCCCCGGGCGTAATCAAGATGGTCAAAGTCTACATCGCTGTTAAGCGTAAGCTCAGCGTAGGTGACAAAATGGCTGGTCGCCACGGTAACAAAGGTGTTGTCTCCAACATCCTGCCTGAACAGGATCTGCCGTTCTTTGATAACGGTACTCCCGTTGATATCGTACTGAACCCCCTTGGTGTTCCTTCACGTATGAACATCGGTCAGATTATGGAAACCCACCTCGGCTGGGCAGCTCTGGCTCTCGGTCAGAAATTCGCAGCCATGCTTGATACCGGCGAAGCCCTTGGCGTTATTCGCCAGGAAATCAAGGATACCTTTGATTCAGAAGATGTCTTTGAGTTGATCGACTCTCTGGATGATGAAGAATTCAGAGTCGCGGTTAACAAGGCCCGCGAAGGTATGGTCACCAAAACCCCGGTCTTTGACGGTGCTACCGAAGAAGAAATCTGGGATTTGGTCGGCAAGACCGGTATCGGTGAAGACGGTAAGGTCACACTTTATGACGGTCGTACCGGGGACCCGTTCCATAACCGCGTAACAGTCGGTGTAATGTACATCCTTAAGCTGCATCACCTTGTTGATGAAAAGATTCACGCCCGTTCCACCGGTCCTTACTCGCTGGTTACCCAGCAGCCTCTCGGCGGTAAGGCACAGTTTGGTGGTCAGCGTCTCGGTGAGATGGAAGTCTGGGCACTTGAAGCATACGGCGCAGCCTACCTGCTTCAGGAGTTCCTGACCGTCAAGTCCGATGACGTAACCGGTCGTGTCAAGATGTACGAAAAGATCGTCAAGGGAGATAACTTCCTTGAAGCCGGTCTGCCTGAATCCTTTAACGTTCTGGTCAAGGAACTTATGTCCCTCGGTCTTGATGTTAACCTGCTTCAGGATCAAGTCGAAGAAACTGCCGACAAGAAATAA
- the rpoC gene encoding DNA-directed RNA polymerase subunit beta', with translation MSLDELFTMRRTSGAGLAGRGLKGIQISIASPEKIREWSFGEVKKPETINYRTFKPERDGLFCAKIFGPVKDYECNCGKYKRMKHRGIVCEKCGVEVIASKVRRERMGHIELAAPVAHIWFLKTLPSKIGTLLDITMADLEKVLYFDSYIVLDPGETPLKQYQIISEDQYFQVIDHYGEEAIEVGMGAETIKGLLAQIDMPTLRHELREESLTTRSQTKKKKLTKRLKIVEAFLESGNDCQWMIMDVVPVIPPELRPLVPLDGGRFATSDLNDLYRRVINRNNRLKRLIELGAPDIIIRNEKRMLQESVDALFDNGRRGRAITGTNGRPLKSLSDMIKGKQGRFRQNLLGKRVDYSGRSVIVVGPKLKLHQCGLPKKMALELFKPFIYAELERREIATTIKSAKKMVEREDLVVWDILDNVVSEYPIMLNRAPTLHRLGIQSFEPTLVEGKAIQLHPLVCSAYNADFDGDQMAVHVPLSVEAQIECRVLMMSSNNILSPANGQPIINPSQDIVLGLYYLTVERSFSKGEGMTFTAPWEVIAALDAKVLSMHARIKVRIEGELVETTPGRILVGELVPEGMGFEYANVVMTKKNIAKLVSSAYRTSGSKATVILCDRLKDLGYEHATRAAITIGVKDLTIPAKKAGLLETAYAEVEDIEAQYREGIITRTEKYNKVVDVWTKVTNDVSTEMTNEMSTDVMVDPKTGKEETNSSFNPVFMMAHSGARGNQDQMRQLAGMRGLMAKPSGEIIETPITSSFREGLSVLQYFISTHGARKGLADTALKTANSGYLTRRLVDVVQDVTIADHDCRTVDGLELTHYIKGGEIKERLAEKVLGRVTIHDVVKEDTGEILVPADSLIDEAAAKIIDDNGINSMIVRSPLTCRAKHGICAMCYGRDLARGHVVNVGETVGIIAAQSIGEPGTQLTMRTFHIGGTASREIQQSSFEAQHNGSVVLNRMRSVRNAEGNQMVLGKSCQIGIVDEQGREREKYVLPLGAKLYVEEGQQITQGTMLAEWDPLAEPFITDVTGTVKFTDLVEGKTFQERVDEATGQATYTIQEYRTTNFKPSISICGEDGEPLNRPGSSLKAIYPLPVGAILMVKDGNVVNAGDIIARKLRETSKTKDIVGGLPRVAELFEVRKPKELGIISEIDGVVSYGPESKGKRKIVVTPEVGETKEYLVPKGRHITAQEGDFVEAGDLMTEGLPELHDILKVKGEKFLARFLVEEIQDVYRFQGVGINDKHIEVIVRQMLKKVSVVDPGETHFLVGEQVDKQRFMETNQDAVANGLKPATAQTHVLGITQASLSTASFISAASFQETTKVLTESSLCGKKDYLRGLKENVIVGRLIPAGTGFRKYARTDIIVPDQPERADKFLEELEEEPLLVNER, from the coding sequence ATGAGTCTGGACGAACTGTTCACTATGCGTAGAACATCCGGTGCAGGCCTCGCTGGACGTGGCCTCAAAGGTATTCAGATTTCCATTGCTTCTCCCGAGAAGATCCGTGAGTGGTCTTTCGGTGAAGTCAAGAAGCCCGAGACCATCAACTACAGGACTTTCAAGCCGGAAAGAGATGGTCTTTTCTGCGCTAAAATTTTTGGACCTGTAAAAGACTATGAGTGTAACTGCGGTAAGTACAAGCGCATGAAACACCGCGGCATCGTATGTGAAAAATGCGGTGTTGAAGTTATCGCTTCAAAAGTCAGACGTGAACGCATGGGCCACATCGAGCTTGCAGCTCCTGTAGCCCATATCTGGTTTCTGAAAACTCTTCCTTCCAAGATCGGTACCCTGCTTGATATCACCATGGCCGACCTTGAGAAGGTGCTCTACTTTGATTCTTATATTGTACTTGATCCGGGCGAAACCCCGCTCAAGCAGTACCAGATCATTTCTGAAGACCAGTATTTTCAGGTTATCGACCACTACGGCGAAGAAGCCATTGAAGTGGGCATGGGCGCAGAAACCATTAAAGGACTGCTGGCCCAGATTGATATGCCAACTCTCAGGCATGAGCTCCGTGAAGAGTCCCTGACTACCCGTAGCCAGACCAAAAAGAAAAAGCTGACCAAACGTCTTAAGATTGTTGAAGCTTTTCTTGAGTCCGGCAACGACTGCCAGTGGATGATCATGGATGTTGTTCCGGTCATTCCGCCTGAGCTGCGTCCTCTGGTTCCTCTTGATGGTGGACGTTTTGCAACTTCCGACCTCAACGACCTCTACCGTCGCGTCATCAACAGGAACAACCGTCTCAAGCGCCTGATCGAACTCGGTGCTCCGGACATTATTATCCGTAACGAAAAGCGCATGCTTCAGGAATCTGTTGATGCACTCTTCGACAACGGTCGCCGCGGCCGCGCAATCACCGGTACCAACGGTCGTCCCCTGAAATCCCTTTCCGATATGATCAAGGGTAAACAGGGTCGTTTCCGTCAGAACCTGCTCGGTAAACGTGTTGACTACTCCGGACGTTCCGTAATTGTTGTTGGTCCGAAGCTGAAACTGCACCAGTGCGGTCTTCCCAAGAAGATGGCTCTGGAGCTGTTCAAACCTTTTATTTACGCAGAACTTGAGCGTAGGGAAATCGCAACCACCATCAAGAGCGCAAAAAAGATGGTTGAACGCGAAGACCTCGTTGTCTGGGATATTCTCGACAATGTTGTTAGCGAATACCCGATCATGCTCAACCGTGCGCCGACTCTTCACCGCCTCGGTATCCAGTCATTCGAACCGACTCTGGTAGAAGGTAAGGCTATTCAGCTGCATCCGCTTGTATGTTCTGCATACAACGCTGACTTTGACGGTGACCAGATGGCTGTTCACGTACCTCTTTCCGTGGAAGCACAGATTGAGTGTCGTGTTCTGATGATGTCTTCAAACAACATCCTGTCCCCTGCAAACGGACAGCCCATCATCAACCCTTCTCAGGATATCGTCCTCGGTCTTTACTATTTGACCGTTGAACGTTCATTCTCAAAAGGGGAAGGCATGACTTTTACCGCTCCGTGGGAAGTTATTGCCGCTCTGGATGCCAAAGTACTCAGCATGCATGCCCGCATCAAGGTTCGCATTGAGGGTGAATTGGTCGAGACTACTCCCGGCCGTATCCTCGTTGGTGAGCTTGTTCCCGAAGGTATGGGCTTTGAGTATGCAAACGTGGTCATGACCAAGAAGAATATCGCGAAGCTTGTTTCCAGCGCCTACCGCACTTCCGGAAGTAAGGCGACTGTCATTCTTTGTGACCGTCTTAAAGACCTCGGTTACGAACACGCAACCCGTGCTGCTATCACTATCGGTGTTAAAGATTTGACCATTCCCGCTAAAAAGGCCGGACTGCTTGAAACTGCATACGCCGAGGTTGAAGATATTGAAGCACAGTACCGCGAAGGTATCATCACCCGTACTGAGAAGTACAACAAGGTTGTCGACGTTTGGACCAAGGTAACAAACGACGTTTCAACCGAGATGACCAATGAAATGTCTACTGACGTCATGGTCGACCCCAAGACAGGTAAAGAAGAGACCAACTCTTCCTTCAACCCGGTCTTCATGATGGCCCACTCTGGTGCTCGTGGTAACCAGGATCAGATGCGTCAGCTCGCAGGTATGCGTGGTCTGATGGCGAAACCTTCCGGTGAAATTATCGAAACTCCGATTACTTCATCTTTCCGTGAAGGTCTCTCGGTTCTCCAGTACTTTATTTCTACTCACGGTGCCCGTAAAGGTCTCGCGGATACCGCGCTGAAAACAGCGAACTCCGGTTACCTGACCCGTCGTCTTGTCGACGTTGTTCAGGATGTAACCATTGCCGACCACGACTGCCGCACAGTCGACGGCCTTGAGCTTACCCACTATATTAAAGGTGGCGAAATCAAGGAAAGACTGGCGGAAAAAGTTCTCGGCCGCGTGACCATTCACGATGTCGTTAAGGAAGATACCGGTGAAATCCTTGTTCCTGCTGATTCTCTTATTGATGAAGCAGCAGCAAAGATCATTGATGATAACGGTATTAACTCCATGATTGTTCGTTCTCCGTTGACCTGCCGTGCCAAGCACGGTATCTGCGCCATGTGTTACGGACGAGACCTCGCAAGGGGCCACGTTGTAAACGTAGGTGAAACCGTAGGTATCATCGCCGCGCAGTCCATTGGTGAACCTGGAACACAGCTGACAATGCGTACCTTCCACATTGGTGGTACCGCATCCCGTGAAATTCAGCAGTCATCTTTTGAAGCACAGCATAACGGTTCTGTAGTCCTGAACCGCATGCGCTCCGTCCGTAACGCTGAAGGGAACCAGATGGTTCTTGGTAAGAGTTGCCAGATCGGTATTGTGGACGAGCAGGGCAGGGAACGTGAAAAGTACGTTCTTCCCCTTGGTGCAAAACTTTACGTTGAAGAAGGGCAGCAGATCACACAAGGTACTATGCTAGCCGAGTGGGATCCTCTTGCAGAGCCCTTTATCACTGACGTAACCGGTACTGTTAAGTTTACCGACCTTGTTGAAGGTAAAACTTTCCAGGAACGTGTTGATGAAGCCACAGGACAGGCTACTTACACAATCCAGGAATACCGTACCACTAACTTTAAACCATCAATTTCCATCTGCGGCGAAGACGGGGAACCCCTGAACCGTCCCGGATCCAGCTTGAAAGCGATTTATCCGCTGCCGGTTGGCGCGATTCTGATGGTTAAAGACGGTAATGTTGTCAATGCTGGTGACATTATCGCACGTAAGCTTCGCGAAACTTCAAAGACCAAGGACATCGTTGGTGGTCTTCCTCGTGTTGCGGAGCTGTTTGAAGTGCGCAAACCAAAGGAACTTGGAATCATTTCGGAGATTGATGGTGTGGTCTCCTATGGACCTGAATCCAAAGGCAAGCGCAAAATTGTTGTTACCCCTGAAGTTGGTGAAACTAAAGAATACCTCGTGCCCAAGGGCCGTCATATCACTGCACAGGAAGGCGACTTCGTAGAAGCCGGTGACCTGATGACAGAAGGTCTGCCCGAACTGCATGATATCCTGAAAGTCAAGGGTGAGAAATTTCTCGCACGCTTTCTGGTTGAGGAAATTCAGGACGTTTACCGTTTCCAGGGTGTTGGAATTAACGATAAGCATATCGAAGTTATTGTCCGCCAGATGCTCAAGAAGGTCAGCGTCGTTGATCCCGGCGAGACCCATTTTCTTGTGGGCGAACAGGTGGACAAGCAGCGTTTCATGGAAACCAACCAGGACGCTGTCGCTAACGGACTTAAGCCTGCTACCGCTCAGACTCATGTTCTGGGTATTACTCAGGCTTCGCTTTCAACCGCTTCATTCATCTCAGCTGCTTCATTTCAGGAGACTACCAAGGTTCTTACCGAGTCTTCACTCTGCGGCAAGAAGGATTATCTGCGCGGCTTGAAAGAAAACGTTATCGTTGGTCGACTCATTCCGGCCGGTACCGGGTTCCGTAAGTACGCACGTACTGACATCATTGTGCCCGACCAGCCTGAACGTGCTGATAAGTTCCTTGAAGAACTTGAAGAAGAACCGCTGCTCGTTAACGAAAGATAG
- the rpsL gene encoding 30S ribosomal protein S12, whose translation MPTINQLIRKGREKQLKRKKTPALQACPQRRGVCTRVYTTTPKKPNSALRKVARVRLTNAIEVTAYIGGEGHNLQEHSVVLIRGGRVKDLPGVRYHIVRGSLDTAGVADRRQGRSKYGAKRPK comes from the coding sequence ATGCCAACCATCAATCAGCTTATAAGAAAAGGGCGTGAAAAGCAGCTCAAGCGTAAGAAGACTCCTGCGCTTCAGGCCTGCCCCCAGCGCCGTGGCGTATGCACTCGCGTGTACACCACAACCCCTAAGAAGCCTAACTCCGCACTGCGTAAGGTCGCTCGTGTGCGTCTGACTAATGCCATCGAAGTTACTGCATACATCGGTGGTGAAGGTCATAACCTTCAGGAACACTCTGTGGTACTTATCCGTGGTGGTCGTGTAAAAGATTTACCTGGTGTTCGTTACCATATCGTTCGCGGCTCCCTCGACACCGCCGGTGTTGCAGATCGTCGTCAGGGTCGTTCCAAGTACGGCGCAAAGCGTCCTAAATAG